The region GAGAGCTACCACAAGATTCCACGTACCCCGAAGTCTTGCCTCGACGGAGAGAATGAAACACAACCTTGTCTCGGCGTGCCTTGCCCCACTGCCCCTGCAACTGTTCTCAGTCAAGACAAAATAGCGAGTGAATGATATACACAGAATACGCAGAAGGACAGTCAACCGCGAAACTCTGGACAAACTTCAGATTCACCTTCCTCCTGTCGTGTGTTGGGTTTCTACTATATACAGAGCCCAGACGTGTGCATCCATCTATCCCCCATATCGAGACAGGTAggtaaagaaagaagagcTCGCCACATCCTTCAAGCGCAGACAGAAAGCCCCTTAGAATTCCACCCAGGCTTAGGAGGACTGGGATTTCTCAGCAATGAATGGCTTCTCCCACGCCGGGACCGGTGAGTGGGCATAGATCTGCTTCTGTCTGAGGTGGACGGGTGTTGACTGCTTGGGCTGGTCAGGAATGACCTTCTCGAGCTTCTGTTAATCATGAACATGTGGGTTAGCTTGCGACATCGTCCGGTGGTTGATATATGTGACTGGGCTCGGTTCCAGGGACATGACGCACCAGGTTGTCGAAAACACACTTGTTCAGCTTCCACTCATCGGGGCGGCACTGCCAAAGCTGATGGTTGTTGTTCTCGAGACATGTCCAGTGGGCGCGAAACTGCTCCAGGCATGACTTGTTGATATCCTCGATGCTGGTGATCAATCGTATCTGTCAGCTCTCATGGCCTCTTCCTGCAATGTGTCATTGTCGAAATCCAGCATGGATCCATTCCCCTAAGCCAGAAATCCAACAAGGGGCACGTACACGCTCCGGGCGCATCTGGTGACCCGCCGCCCCTCCTTCAGGCACTCAAACTCGCCCTTTCCGGGGTTCTCAGTCTTGCATTGCATGTAGTCATCATTGTAGTCCTTGCACCGCGCGCCGATGAAGAAAGCAGCCGAGAGAAGAGGGGCAGAGCTGGCGCCGACCTCCTTGACTTTGGGGATCGAATCTGGCAGCGGCGTCGGGTCGATGAGGATCTGCTGGTTGAAGCTATCGATTATGTCAGTGATTCCGTGCTCCAGGGCGCTGCTTCCCCTCAATCACACCAATTGGTGAACTGGGGCTTAGAAGCCGTCACAAAGCACACGTACGTGGGTTTTCTGGCTGCCATCTTGACGGTGTTGGCGGGCCTAACTTGGCTGCGAAGCTATGAGTGTTTTGGAGCTCTGGCGATGCTTGGAGTTGCTGGAGGTTCGGCTTCCTGACGTGTGGGTCCCACCCGCTGGTGGATGATTGGCTTTACCAAGGTGAGGCGCCCTGCCCGCACGGTGAGGACCCACTGGAAACGCGGTCTGCGCCAGTGAGCAACGTAGAAAGCCTGGGCCAGCTTTTGATGGAGCTCAGTTTTTGAAGGCTGCAAGCCGAACAAAACATTCAACCACTCCATATCCGACAAAGTCCGACAGCAACTTTACGCATCTTATCCCTTCTTCATCAGTTGCTTGCGACAAGGCCACAGGAAATAAAAAGTACAAGCTAGACAACTATAATTGCATCTCCGGCGCGCATCCCTCCCGGTCAATACTCCTCGTCGCCGTTTGTTTTCGGTCCCTCGATTTGCGACCTTCCGTTTGTCTCCCTACCTTACGCGTTCCATTCGACCAGATATATCACTTTTCAATGTTTTCAACCGCCACTAAGCCCGCGGGGCAGAACATCTTCGGTAATAGCATGTTTGCGCAACCAGCTGCCAGTGTAAGAAGAGTCTCGTCTCAACGAACGGGCGTGATGCTAATTCGACGgtagcaacagcagcagcaacagcagcaggcgcAACCACAAGCGCAACAACAAGCACCTTTGGCGCTAGGGCAGACTTTGACCAACTCGACCCAACAGTTGGGCAGCTCAATATGGCAACCTGGGAGCCAGACAAACTGTATGTTTTGCTTCTTATCACCCAACCTATCACTCCTTACTACATGATTGTGTGATGTTCCGTGCTAACCAGTGCCATTTGTTCGCCGAACCAGTTCAGAAGCCAATTCCTGATCAGATCAAGCTCATCACCGAGAAATGGGACCCCTCGAACCCCAACTGCGTTTTCCGCACCTATCTCTACAACAAGGTTGACGAGCACGCTGTACCACACTACCACCCCGGTCCTCAGGACGACCCCAAGGAATGGGACGAGGCTCTTCGTAACAAGCCTGCGGCCAACTTCATGCCCGTTCTCTGCGCTGGCTTCCCAGCTATCGTTGCGCGCCTAACGTTGCAACGAAGGGCCCTTGCCGAGttcaacaacaagctccaTGCCATCAACGCCAGCTTAGACGCGATTCTTTCTCGTCACGATTTGGAGCACTCTGTTCGTGCGCTCAATGCGCGGAGGAAGCATGCGGAGCAGAGCAGGCGTTGCTTGGTTTTGGCCGCCAAGGTCCAGATTCTGCGCAACAGGGGTTACGCGCTTTCTGGCGATGAGGATCAGCTCAAGCAGAAGCTTCAGAAGATCGACAAGGACCTGCAGGACCCTGCTTTGAGCGCgcggttggaggagttgtGGAGCCGTCTTATCATTCTCAGGCAGTATGCCGACAGCCTCAAGGACGAGATCAACAAGCCTGGCGCTCTTGAAAATGGGGGCTTGAGCGAGGATGTGGAGGcaaaggcgaagaaggttGGTGTTTTCCCATCGGAAAGCAACTTTGAAACCCCAGGGCTAACAGTGCTGTTTAGATCCTCGAAGACTACGACAAGCAACTTCAGCACCTTAGAAAGCAGGTTGAGGAAGCCAAGAAGGACTTTGACGAGTGGGAAAAGGAACACAAGCCAGCACCGGCTCCGTCAAAGAAGGCACGCTAGTCACATGCTACACCTGAATCGGCGAGGCTTACGACACGGTTTCACTAGGCTGTGTTGGTTTTCCAGTCTAGGGGCTCTATTGCATACTTCAACACGCAAGGAAGTTGTAGGGAAAAAATAGGACGAGACCTGGGCAGCACGGCGAAGGCGTTGGTGTGGATACGGATCTTTCGTAGAGTGTTGGTACTCAAAATTAGGGCATAATATTCGCCTTGTCATCATGAATCTATGGACCCCTCGTGACTGTTTATGCTTTTTGATTTCCTTCTCATTTTTGCCTGCAATTGCGAGGTATGTCCGTGATCTTTTGACTGGGAGCTGAGCTTTCAACAAACGCCTTGCCATGGAAGCCGCCAGATGGTTTTCAGCCTATGCCAGAGACGCCGGCGGCTGGCTCCTGTTGGCCCTCTGGAAACGATCCCACTCACAATCCTCACAAAGAAAGAGCAGGCGCCGTGCCTAGTGTCACCGTCTATCGGATGGCTACCCCTTACCACATGCAAGTGGTCAAGCGAGTAAGCCTGCCTTCCCTGCTCTAGTTCCCAGACAACACCCACTACTCTATTGTTGGTACAGGGCGTTTATACATGGCCTGGTCGTCACGGTGGTGGTATTTGATATATCGCAATACGTGACCAACAGGCTGTGGCAGGCATATCGAGTGTCTTGAACCGTTTAGAAGACCTTGGAGACGGCATCGATGACGAAGGGGGCTGTACAAAGGGGGCAAAGGTTAGAATCACCCAACCAGCCGGGGGAAGATAGAGATTTGGAATTTCATACAGAGGTAGAGAGCAGCGGCTGTGGCGATGACCCGCTGGATGGTGAAGGTGGCCTCCGCCTCGGCGGCGCGAAGCTCGGCCTCGGAGATTTGTGGGGGCACTGTTTCGATTATTTGTTAGAATTTTTGGAAGGCGGTGAGAtcttggaggagagggggagacaGTGACGTACAACCGAACATTTTGGATTCTGTgaaggggttgtggtggttatTTGTGTTTCGTGgtgggaggacgaggtggccGGTGACGATGGTATCGATTGGGTGCTGCGATAGGAATTgattttattttctttcttctggGAACCTTGAAAGCTCAAACTTCGGATCCGGGTTCAAAGTCTGTGGATCAAGATCCAGTGTTTTGACTTTTCAGGCTTTTTGCTTGAATTCTGACCCCACGATGGCAGTTTGAAAGAACTTGGCGGTCGgtaaactttttttttcatgaCGCCATCCCTAGTTCGGCAATCGGGCTTGAGGGCGGATGACAGCGGCGCGAGCGCTGGCACCGCCTGCCCGGTGCAGAAGGTGGGCTTGGCATTGCGGCTCGGAATGGTACCCGGAGTACAATTACCTAAGACAACACCATATGCAACGAACATGCAAAGCCGGTGAACCAGTCGGAGCGTTATCAGGAGGCCCCTAACCGAGAATACCCGACTGCCACCGCCCTTCCCTTGAAACTGGCATACAAACAACTGCTCCAGACTCCAGGGCCGTGGTTGATACTGGGGACCGATAACGGTGGGGGGTGAGTGGACTGTCCTGGGACTGGGGACCTCGGAGGGTGACAGTATGACTGGATAAGGGCTGCCATTGACTTTAAAGTTTgccgcttcttcttgctcgtTATCTCTCTTACTTGTCCCGTATCTGTCGTAGGTTGGGAATTCCAGTTTCTTTCAGCGAGTTTTCACCAGTCTAGCAGACAATCGCATATAGACCGGTTTGCCGCCTTGACGTCAACCTGGCTCGGGATTGTTCGTGGACTGCCGTTAGGACCGACCCTATCTAAGCGCCATTGGACTGCCTCCCACATCGTACTTCTTACCTTTTTTCCCCCCGTATTTTTTCATATTCTCCTCACCCCTTGCGCCAGCAATACACATCGGTGTCTACGGCCACACACGGCATCTTTGTGTGCCACTGAGCATTCAGGGTACAACCTTAACAATCCTTGGCCAGAAGTCTTTGTTCTGGACGGACGCGCGCTCTTGCGCCGCCATATCGACTTGTCCGGCCGTCATTGACACCTGGGCCCGATTGAATCTCACCGAGGTCTCGAAGCTCTTGTTCTCCGGTCACAATGGCTTCCAGACAGCAGATGGCGCACCTGCGCAAGGTACCAGGTGCTTTGCTCCACGCTTCCCGAGCTTCAAGGCCACTTTTGCGACCTCGCATTTCAACTGCTTGCTCTACTCCCAAGGCACTCGCACGATGGGAGAGCACCACGAGCGCCGCCTGGGAAAGCCCGAAACCGACCCTCCAGACACCCGAGTTCCATAGACTGCCCGACCTGTTTCCTATCAATGAGAGCTTCACCAAACGGCATATCGGCCCGGACGATCAGGGCGTGCAGGAGATGCTCCAGGCTCTTTCGCCCCCTGTCAAGTCGCTTGACGAATTCGTGGAGCAAGTCATACCCGCGGATATCCGGTCAACCAGGGAGTTGTTTGTGACTGAGGGAAAGCAGTCTGAGAGCGAAACCATGTCGAGGGAGGGTCTCCAGGAATGGGAGGTTCAGAAGATCGCACAGGACATTGCTGGGACTCCCAACAAGTCGGAGAGATACTTCATTGGCGAAGGATACTACGGTACTTTGGTCCCTGAAGTAATCAAGCGCAATGTGCTCGAGAGCCCGGCTTGGTACACCAGTTATACGCCATACCAACCCGAGATCAGCCAGGGCCGTCTCGAGTCCCTGCTCAACTTTCAGACCTTGGTGACTGATCTGACAGCTCTCCCGGTTGCCAATGCTAGTTTGCTGGACGAGGGAACTGCGGCAGCCGAAGCGATGGCTATCTCCCTGAACTCGTTGCCTACGTCGAGGCAGAAGCTGAAAGGAAAGACGTTTGTTGTCTCCAAGTCAACTCATCCTGCGACAATCAAGGTGTTGTGCGGACGTGCTGAAGCGTTGGGGGTCGAGGTCGCCATTATGGACGTTAACGAGTCCACGCTCGCCAGCCTGCAGGAGTTGGGCGATAACTTGGTCGGTGTCATGCTCCAGTACCCTGATAGGTTCGGTAACGCTGCCGATTTCCGATCGATTGCCGATGCCGTTCACAAGCAAGGCGCGCTCCTCAGTGTCGGAACAGACCTGCTCGCACTTACTCTCTTAACCCCACCGGGCGAACTCGGTGCTGATATCGTGTTTGGAAACTCGCAAAGATTCGGTGTACCCTTCGGATCAGGAGGACCCCATGCTGCTTTCTTTGCCGTgcaggagaagctcaagaggaagatgcccGGTCGTCTTGTCGGCGTATCCAAGGATCGTCTCGGTGGTCGTGCTCTTCGTCTGGCCTTGCAGACACGAGAACAGCATATCAGGAGAGAGAAGGCTACCAGCAATGTCTGCACTGCTCAAGCTTTGCTCGCCAACATGGCCGCATTTTACGCAGTTTACCACGGCCCTGAAGGTCTGAAGCGGATTGCTGAGAGATGCAACCTTGCTGCACGGGTTATTTGGGCGGCCGCTACACGCTATGGCTATGAAGCCCAGGAGCCGATTTTCGACAAGGTTACCATCGACTTGCCAAACATGGCTGATAAGTTTTACCGTTTCGCAAAGGAGACTGGGGTCTACGTCAGACCAGTCGGCGAGAGCAAGGTTGCTATCAGCCTGGATGAGACGGTCACGGAGGAGGATTTGACCAGACTTGTCCAGATTCTTGGTGACTTCCGTTCCTATCTGGTGCAGCAGTCGGCAAACTCTGGAGAGGATTATGCTTCCACTGTCAAGAGCTTGCTTGAGGAGCAGTCCGTCAGAACTGCCAACATACCCGAGACGTTGAAGAGGACCTCCCCGTACCTGACACATCCCGTCTTCAACAGCCACCACTCCGAGACAGAGATGCTCCGCtacatccaccaccttcagTCCAAGGATCTCTCCCTGGTGCACTCCATGATTCCTCTGGGCTCATGCACCATGAAGCTGAACGGTAGCGCTGAAATGTCGCTCATCACCCTGCCAGGCTTTGCCAATGTTCATCCTGGACGTTTGAAGCAGAACATCAAGGCGCAGCCGATTTACACTATCATCTACGAGCTTGAGGAGCAGTTGAAGAGCATCACAGGCATGGATGGTGTGAGTTTGCAGCCAAACTCGGGTGCTCAGGGCGAGTACGCAGGTTTGCGGATTATCCGTAGCTACCTCGACTCTCAGCGCGGCCCTGACGATCCTGTCCGTGACATCTGCTTGATTCCTGTTTCGGCCCACGGCACGAATCCGGCGTCAGCAGCTATGGCGGGCATGCGTGTTGTCCCGATCAAGTGCGACACCAAGACGGGCAACTTGGATCTCGAGGACCTTCGGGCCAAGTGCGAGCAGCACTCCAAGCAGATTGGTGCCATTATGATCACCTACCCCAGCACCTTCGGTGTTTTCGAGCCGCAAATCAAGGAGGTCTGCAACATCATCCATTCCCATGGTGGCCAGGTGTACATGGACGGCGCCAACATGAACGCTCAGATCGGCCTTTGCAGCCCTGGTGAGATTGGCGCAGATGTGTGCCATCTCAACCTGCACAAGACTTTCTGCATTCCccacggcggtggtggcccaGGTGTCGGCCCTGTCTGCGTCAAGAAGCATCTGGGTCCTCACCTTCCCATTTCTACGCTCCACAACTACCCCAACCATACCACAACGCAGGTGACCAGTGCGCCATTTGGAAGCGCCGgtatcctccccatcagctGGTCGTACATTGCTCTCATGGGCGCCGCCGGCCTCAAGAAGGCCACCCAGGTCGGCCTTCTCAACGCCAACTATCTCCTCGCCAAGCTCAAGCCCCACTACTCGATTTTGTACACCAACGAGCACGGCAGATGCGCCCACGAGTTCATCCTGGACGTCCGGCCTTTCCAGGCCACCGCCGGCATCGAGGCGATCGACATCGCGAAGCGCCTGCAGGATTATGGCTTCCACGCTCCCACCATGAGCTGGCCCGTGGCCAACACCCTCATGATTGAACCTACCGAGTCCGAGTccaaggaggagcttgaccGCTTTGTCGATGCTCTTGTCAGCATTCGCGAGGAGATTCgtgagattgaggagggcaaggccCCGCGTGAGGGCAACGTCTTGAAGATGGCGCCTCATCCCATGGTGGATATCATtggcggcgatggtgaggagggaagcAAGTGGGATAGGCCTTATAGCCGCACCAAGGCTGCCTACCCGCTGCCTTggctcaaggagaagaagttcTGGCCTAGTGTGGCGAGAATTAACGATAGTAAGTGACTTCTTGCCGTGTTATGGCATCGGTCTCAAGTACGCTGACATATTTCTAGCTTACGGAGATACCAACCTTTTCTGCACCTGCCCTCCTGTTGAGGACACGACGGGCGGTAATCTGTCTTCTGTTCAGACTTCTCAATAGACACACAAATGGGTTTTAGACGGGTGTTGCTCATAGacatttcttcttctgcgtTGGAGTTTATGGTTTCGAGGGGGCGTGGGTCAAAAGGCAGGCAAGGGGAGAGTTCAACAAGTATCTCCCAAAgaggaagggaagaaaaggagatgGGGTTCAACAACACGTTCGGGCATTGATTGGCTTTTTACATATACAAGCCGCAAACGGGAGTTTCTGAGCGGTTTGGCGGGATCTGGCAGCATTTTTCTCCTTTGCTTTTCAACATGCATGCATCTCTAGATACCTTACAACAACACATCATCAGGTGGCTGGCTCTAGGGAGGAACTAAGGGAAAGGCGTTTTTCAACAAAGACGGGGTGGTTTGTCAAAATAAATATTGTCGGGACTGTCTTTCtcattttttgttttcttgaGCGTTGGAGTTGTTTGGGTGGATGGGTGAGCTCAACATTGTGAATCGACAGCTGGAACCAACCCCATGTCTCACGCACTCGGCTGTTCATCTATACGATCCACACTAAGATCCCCGAAATAGAACGCTTTTTTTCTGTCAAAACGACTACTTAAATTGCTTCCCGTTTTATTTTTGACCTCCATGAAAAATGACCGCTCCCAATATGCAACTCTGTCCTATCTATTGACAACTAACTCCCCATGGATATCTTGAACTCATACTTAACACCAATCAGATGGGCCTTTTGCGTTTAGGCCTCGAAAACCAGCACCACGGAGTCATCACCCGCTGTGACAACCCTCTCACCATCAGCGCCCTGCACAaaacccaaaacaccacctccctcaccaccacctctgtGACCCTTCCACTCCTTGATCAAACCAGCCGTtagcccagcagcaacagcctcctGGGTAGCAGTCGCGCCGCGCATGTCCCACCGTCTCACCACGCCGTCCAAACCGCACGACGTCAGGAGCCAACCGGCAGTCGCGCCAGTGGCAGCCCGGACAAAGTCTACCTTGACAACAGACTCCCCCTCGTGGGCACCGCGGATGTGTTTCCTTACTTGGAACGACCTCGCGGCATCAAAGATGGCAATGCTGCCGTCTACTGAGCCAGCAGCGAGGAGAGGCTGTTGCGGCGAAAAAGACAGGGACTCGATGCCGTCTGATTGTACGTTCAAGGCAGCCAGAACGACGCCAGCACCGGCGGAAGGATCGCTTTGCGCGTTGGACGAGTTGGAAGGAGCAGCTCTGCGGCCGGCGGGGCCTCGTTGGACGGGGACGGCACGTTGTGTGGTTCGCGAAGCAGGCTGAGCGGAGAGGCGAGGGAGACCGACGACCCTGATGGCACCCTGGGCGCCACCGACGGCCACGAGCCCACCAGAGGGGGAAATGGCGACGGAGTAGAGGCCACCCTCGACGAAGAAGCGTTGATCCGCGTCCGCAAGAGACACAACTGTTTGACCGTTATCGGTGACGAGGTTCTTAGCAGCCGCTTCGCCAAAGACGTCGAAAACGTGGAGGGAGCTGTCCTCGCTGACGGtagcgaggagaaggccgtCGGAAGACCAGGCGCCTGCTGTGCAGGATGCTGTGTGGAGGAAGTAGGACTGGACGATCTGGATTGGGTTGGAAGGATCGGCAGCTGGGTCAATGGTGAAGACCCAGACGGAGCCGTCGGATGCGCCCAAGGCGATGGTGTTCGGATGGGCGGCGGATGGGCAAGGCGATACCCAGTTGACTTCTTCTGTTTCTTGTGACTCGCCGACGTACTTGAACTGAGCACCTGTCCCGGTGCTGGGAACTCCTACAGCGTACACGCGCAACCGCCCGTCCATGCCGCCACTGACCAAGAAGTCACCGCGTGGTAGAGTGAATGTCAGCGCATTGATGCTGTCTGTGTGTCCATCGATGGCGAACAGGGGCTGAAGTTCGGTCGGTTGCCACGCCCCAGCGGAGCTAGGGTCTGAGTTGTAGCTTGGGGGGAGGACTGGCTTTGACGAGGCGGCAGAGATGTCGATAACGTAGCCTTTTCCTGGGGCATCATCGGCGTCGCCCTCGGAACCACCTGTCGCAATCAAATGTGGGTGTACTGGATGTTGAGCGATCGCAAAGACTGAATCCTTGTGCTGGTCAAAGTAGGCGATACCGTCGTTCTCCAGCACTAGTTCTTCGCCTTGCTCCTCATCGTCCGAGTCCATGGGGACATCTTCATCCCCGTCCATAtcgtcaacaacctcctGGACATCGTCCTCGGCGATCATCTCGGGCTCCgagtcgtcatcgtcggcAGGGTGTTGGTATGGCTTCGAGGATGACATGTTTGTGGAAGCTTAGCTCTAACGGATATGGTGAGCAGTGATTCGtgaagttaaaaaaaaaaaggaattgGTAGCTAACTCGATGCTTGAAGACtggtgggatggtggggtaATATTTACCACAACTTTTTCCAGCACTTTGCCTGCTTGATAAGCAGTCTGCTTATCGATCCATGGCGGGGTTCGAATTGGTTCTCAATTCCCCACAAATGTCAAGCGTGGGTAAAATTCGGTAGCAATGCAATCCACTTTGAACATCACCACTGCTGTTAgtgaccctaaccctgaccAGAGTAGCAAGCCAACAAACAACGATGGTTCAAATCTAGCACTTGACAACCGCTTTGCTATTGTTGACAAATATAGAGAATTACCCAGAAACACTTTCGTGAGAAGCTTTTAACCGAATCTGCATTTACATGCGGTAACCAGCTAGCGATTTGGAATACCTGCAAAAGGGTCAGGACTTGGCCAACACAGAGGTCCATCTGGGCAGTCCTACAGCCAATAATTGGCGAGACCATTCACCTGTCGCACCGATTGTACGAGCTTGGCTGTAGTGTGGAGCTACGTTGGGTGCCTGGACATCGCCACGGGGTTCAGCCTCACCAAAAAGCGGATGTGGCGCCTCGTCAAGCAGCAAGAACCGGCACCTCGAGCTAGAATTTCGGGGCTGGCCCGGGGATTGATGTACCCAAGCGGTACTTGAAGCGTTGGCAAGAGGTTCAGAACGATGTGTTGACGGTTGTTCGGAGACACCCCAACCTTGACCGCCATGGGTACTCACGTCTTTTGTGAAGTAAAGCTCAAGTACCTAAGTGATGTAATTTCCACAGGCTATCTAAAAAGACGACTTACAAGATATATTTGCAAATGTGAGGTTAGGATATAAGTCAAGTATGTCGGATATTGGTCTAGAACGGCTTCAAATGATGAAGTCGATTGACTTCAGCCAGAGGGAGGGTTCAGGGTAGCAGATATCTTGCAGGGTCCTGGATGGAAATAAATTGTTAATCGTTGAGTTTAGAACCCAGGCAGTCAATTTGAGGCATGTAATTGAACTGATGACAGTGtctgacaaaagaaaagctgCTTTGAGTCCCCAGCTTCAGAAAAACAGCAGGGCCCTGCAAAACGTTCATCAACATTTACAGAACCTGACCGAAGACTTCAAGCCCAATCGAGAATAAGAGTCCAGCGACTGGGTAGTAGAGCTCCGTCGGAGAAATAGCAAAGGCGCAAAGCTGTAAGGCGCCAGTAGCAGCAGCTGACATATATCAATGTCAAATATATCAGAGTCAAGGTTAAGTGAATTCAGAGCTAAGAGACTAACAAACAAACTCATCAAAGAAATACCATCTTCTATCCAAACGAAAGCAAAGCTGAAACAACACAAGAAAGGCCAAAGTACCTAGATAGGTAACGGAACCTCCTCACTCCCATCTCTCACCCCCCGGGTGCTTCATCGCACTCACCACACTCTTAACCATCCCCAGAAATCTACGCACAATCAGCCCTCACAGGAACCTCTCTGCAACTATCCGGTCCCGGGTGAGGGCTATCACAAAGCTGATCACACTCCACCCCCGGCGCAACAAACACCCTGTATTCCTGTCCCACGAACCCAGGAAGTCTAAACTGTCTCGGATCGGTAGCCGCCAGGCCAGAAGCTCTGTACCCAGCCCGGCAAGCACAGTAATTCTTCTCCAGCCCAAACGGAGTAGAGATGCAAGACGTTGTGATGGTGCACTTGTTGAAGAATGGGTTTGGGTTGCAGGTAGCACACGTGCTGGGCTTGCTCTTGCGCTTGCAGTCAGCCGTGCAGGAGGAGTAATCCTTTCCGTTGTTGgcctcgccgtcgtcgcaCTCCTCTCCCAGGGGGTAGTCAATGCGACCGTCGCCGCACGTTGGCTTTGGGCAAGAGGACGTGCAGCGAGTTATGTTGGTGCAGGTCTTTGTGCAGTTGGAGCTAGGGGTGCCGTTGAGGTAGCCGTCGTCGCACTCTTCCGGGTGCTCAACAATGCCGTTTCCGCAGACTGATGGATTCGGAGGGTAGCAGGGCTCTTTGAACCTGCAGGTGCTGGTGCACTTGGACGAGGGAGT is a window of Podospora pseudopauciseta strain CBS 411.78 chromosome 1, whole genome shotgun sequence DNA encoding:
- the NdufA8 gene encoding ndufa8, NADH-ubiquinone oxidoreductase complex I 19kd subunit (COG:C; EggNog:ENOG503P1YB) — translated: MAARKPTFNQQILIDPTPLPDSIPKVKEVGASSAPLLSAAFFIGARCKDYNDDYMQCKTENPGKGEFECLKEGRRVTRCARSVIEDINKSCLEQFRAHWTCLENNNHQLWQCRPDEWKLNKCVFDNLKLEKVIPDQPKQSTPVHLRQKQIYAHSPVPAWEKPFIAEKSQSS
- the NUP57 gene encoding Nucleoporin nup57 (EggNog:ENOG503NVWB; COG:U; COG:Y), producing MFSTATKPAGQNIFGNSMFAQPAASQQQQQQQQAQPQAQQQAPLALGQTLTNSTQQLGSSIWQPGSQTNFQKPIPDQIKLITEKWDPSNPNCVFRTYLYNKVDEHAVPHYHPGPQDDPKEWDEALRNKPAANFMPVLCAGFPAIVARLTLQRRALAEFNNKLHAINASLDAILSRHDLEHSVRALNARRKHAEQSRRCLVLAAKVQILRNRGYALSGDEDQLKQKLQKIDKDLQDPALSARLEELWSRLIILRQYADSLKDEINKPGALENGGLSEDVEAKAKKILEDYDKQLQHLRKQVEEAKKDFDEWEKEHKPAPAPSKKAR
- a CDS encoding hypothetical protein (EggNog:ENOG503PV2M; COG:S); amino-acid sequence: MFGLPPQISEAELRAAEAEATFTIQRVIATAAALYLSPFVIDAVSKVF
- the GCV2 gene encoding glycine decarboxylase subunit P (EggNog:ENOG503NWQC; BUSCO:EOG09260DBG; COG:E); this encodes MASRQQMAHLRKVPGALLHASRASRPLLRPRISTACSTPKALARWESTTSAAWESPKPTLQTPEFHRLPDLFPINESFTKRHIGPDDQGVQEMLQALSPPVKSLDEFVEQVIPADIRSTRELFVTEGKQSESETMSREGLQEWEVQKIAQDIAGTPNKSERYFIGEGYYGTLVPEVIKRNVLESPAWYTSYTPYQPEISQGRLESLLNFQTLVTDLTALPVANASLLDEGTAAAEAMAISLNSLPTSRQKLKGKTFVVSKSTHPATIKVLCGRAEALGVEVAIMDVNESTLASLQELGDNLVGVMLQYPDRFGNAADFRSIADAVHKQGALLSVGTDLLALTLLTPPGELGADIVFGNSQRFGVPFGSGGPHAAFFAVQEKLKRKMPGRLVGVSKDRLGGRALRLALQTREQHIRREKATSNVCTAQALLANMAAFYAVYHGPEGLKRIAERCNLAARVIWAAATRYGYEAQEPIFDKVTIDLPNMADKFYRFAKETGVYVRPVGESKVAISLDETVTEEDLTRLVQILGDFRSYLVQQSANSGEDYASTVKSLLEEQSVRTANIPETLKRTSPYLTHPVFNSHHSETEMLRYIHHLQSKDLSLVHSMIPLGSCTMKLNGSAEMSLITLPGFANVHPGRLKQNIKAQPIYTIIYELEEQLKSITGMDGVSLQPNSGAQGEYAGLRIIRSYLDSQRGPDDPVRDICLIPVSAHGTNPASAAMAGMRVVPIKCDTKTGNLDLEDLRAKCEQHSKQIGAIMITYPSTFGVFEPQIKEVCNIIHSHGGQVYMDGANMNAQIGLCSPGEIGADVCHLNLHKTFCIPHGGGGPGVGPVCVKKHLGPHLPISTLHNYPNHTTTQVTSAPFGSAGILPISWSYIALMGAAGLKKATQVGLLNANYLLAKLKPHYSILYTNEHGRCAHEFILDVRPFQATAGIEAIDIAKRLQDYGFHAPTMSWPVANTLMIEPTESESKEELDRFVDALVSIREEIREIEEGKAPREGNVLKMAPHPMVDIIGGDGEEGSKWDRPYSRTKAAYPLPWLKEKKFWPSVARINDTYGDTNLFCTCPPVEDTTGGNLSSVQTSQ
- the SQT1 gene encoding 60S ribosomal subunit assembly or modification protein (COG:S; EggNog:ENOG503P189) produces the protein MSSSKPYQHPADDDDSEPEMIAEDDVQEVVDDMDGDEDVPMDSDDEEQGEELVLENDGIAYFDQHKDSVFAIAQHPVHPHLIATGGSEGDADDAPGKGYVIDISAASSKPVLPPSYNSDPSSAGAWQPTELQPLFAIDGHTDSINALTFTLPRGDFLVSGGMDGRLRVYAVGVPSTGTGAQFKYVGESQETEEVNWVSPCPSAAHPNTIALGASDGSVWVFTIDPAADPSNPIQIVQSYFLHTASCTAGAWSSDGLLLATVSEDSSLHVFDVFGEAAAKNLVTDNGQTVVSLADADQRFFVEGGLYSVAISPSGGLVAVGGAQGAIRVVGLPRLSAQPASRTTQRAVPVQRGPAGRRAAPSNSSNAQSDPSAGAGVVLAALNVQSDGIESLSFSPQQPLLAAGSVDGSIAIFDAARSFQVRKHIRGAHEGESVVKVDFVRAATGATAGWLLTSCGLDGVVRRWDMRGATATQEAVAAGLTAGLIKEWKGHRGGGEGGGVLGFVQGADGERVVTAGDDSVVLVFEA